The Sorangiineae bacterium MSr11367 genome window below encodes:
- a CDS encoding acyl-CoA dehydrogenase family protein encodes MNTGLAPERPAAEHLTPEHTAAQAEFQEFVDQHIAPFADEFHRAQRTPPELVRTLAERGLLGLSISKEFGGGGRDAITLGILAGTIGRACSSVRSLLTVHTMVAHAISRWGSRAQKETWLPKLATGERIGALALSEPNAGSDAKSVATRISPDGSDWRIDGHKSWITYGETATLFLVVGRTEEGPTAFLVERETPGLSTELITDLIGIRASMTASVRFDGCRVPEKNLLGRRGLGVSQVASTALDLGRYTVAWGSVGILEACLEASIAYANQRETFGSPIKDHQLIRRMITNIFTDFRAAKLLCLEAGRLRDAKNPGALEAASVAKYFASTAAVRAASDALQIHGANGCSADYPLQRYLGDAKIMEIIEGSTQIQQVTLAEYAYQAYAGVRSRGGDAPWRHR; translated from the coding sequence ATGAACACGGGACTTGCACCGGAACGACCTGCAGCAGAGCACCTGACCCCCGAACACACGGCCGCCCAGGCGGAGTTCCAGGAATTCGTCGATCAGCACATCGCACCGTTTGCCGACGAGTTTCACCGAGCGCAGCGCACGCCCCCGGAGCTCGTTCGTACCCTTGCCGAGCGGGGCCTTCTGGGCCTATCCATATCGAAGGAGTTCGGCGGCGGCGGCCGCGATGCCATCACACTTGGCATCTTGGCGGGCACCATCGGCCGCGCCTGTTCGTCCGTCCGGAGCCTTCTCACCGTCCACACGATGGTCGCCCACGCCATCTCGCGCTGGGGTAGCCGAGCTCAAAAAGAAACGTGGCTCCCCAAACTCGCCACCGGGGAGCGAATCGGCGCCCTCGCGCTTTCCGAGCCCAACGCGGGCAGCGACGCCAAGAGTGTCGCCACCCGCATCTCCCCCGATGGATCCGATTGGCGCATCGACGGCCACAAGTCGTGGATTACCTACGGGGAAACGGCCACCCTCTTTCTCGTCGTCGGGCGAACCGAGGAGGGCCCCACCGCCTTCTTGGTCGAACGCGAAACGCCCGGCCTGAGCACCGAGCTGATTACGGATCTCATTGGAATCCGCGCATCGATGACTGCGAGCGTTCGATTCGACGGATGCCGAGTCCCCGAGAAGAATCTACTCGGCCGGCGAGGCTTGGGCGTATCGCAAGTAGCTTCGACCGCGCTCGATCTGGGCCGCTACACCGTCGCATGGGGATCCGTGGGGATCCTCGAAGCCTGTCTCGAGGCATCGATCGCCTATGCGAACCAGCGCGAGACATTTGGGTCGCCCATCAAAGATCATCAGTTGATCCGGCGCATGATTACCAATATCTTTACCGATTTTCGCGCGGCCAAGCTGCTCTGCCTCGAAGCCGGACGGCTGCGGGATGCCAAGAACCCCGGAGCCCTCGAGGCAGCGTCGGTGGCCAAGTATTTCGCGTCGACGGCGGCGGTTCGTGCGGCCTCCGATGCCTTGCAGATTCACGGTGCGAACGGCTGCAGTGCGGACTATCCCCTGCAGCGTTACCTCGGTGATGCCAAGATCATGGAAATCATCGAGGGCAGCACACAGATCCAACAGGTGACGCTCGCGGAATATGCCTATCAGGCCTATGCCGGCGTCCGCAGCCGGGGTGGCGATGCCCCCTGGCGCCATCGTTAA
- a CDS encoding SDR family oxidoreductase, whose product MSTNEKGTALITGASSGIGAIYADRLARRGYDLLLVSRNEARLHAVAERISRDTGRSIGVLAANLADPADSGRIEAQLRTNADITMLVNNAGVGAAAPLLNADVNAMTGMIDINVHALTRLTYAAVPGFVKRGRGTIINVSSIVAIAPEALNGVYGGSKAFVLAFSQSLRHELSDKGVRVQVVLPGATATDFWDIAGQPLSKLPEQIVMSAEDMVDASLAALDQGEFVTIPSLPHPADWDAFEAARAALRPNLSHKAPAARYGIKTTA is encoded by the coding sequence ATGTCTACCAATGAAAAAGGGACGGCGCTCATCACGGGGGCATCATCGGGCATCGGGGCCATCTACGCGGATCGGCTCGCCCGGCGTGGCTACGATTTGCTCCTCGTGTCCCGCAACGAAGCGCGGCTGCACGCGGTGGCCGAGCGCATTTCGCGCGATACCGGTCGCTCGATCGGCGTCCTCGCGGCCAACCTGGCCGATCCGGCCGATAGCGGACGCATCGAGGCACAACTTCGCACCAATGCGGACATCACCATGCTGGTGAACAACGCCGGGGTCGGGGCGGCGGCGCCGCTCTTGAATGCCGACGTGAATGCCATGACCGGCATGATCGACATCAATGTCCACGCGCTCACCCGTTTGACGTACGCCGCGGTGCCCGGATTCGTGAAGCGTGGCAGGGGCACGATCATCAATGTGTCCTCCATCGTGGCCATCGCGCCGGAAGCGCTCAACGGCGTCTACGGCGGCAGCAAAGCCTTCGTGCTGGCCTTTAGCCAATCGCTGCGCCACGAACTCTCCGACAAGGGGGTTCGCGTCCAAGTCGTCCTCCCGGGTGCGACGGCGACGGACTTCTGGGACATTGCAGGCCAGCCGCTTTCGAAACTGCCCGAGCAGATCGTGATGTCGGCCGAGGACATGGTCGACGCCTCCCTCGCCGCGCTCGATCAGGGCGAGTTCGTCACCATTCCGTCCTTGCCCCATCCGGCAGATTGGGATGCCTTCGAAGCCGCACGCGCGGCGCTGCGCCCGAATCTGTCGCACAAGGCGCCGGCGGCGCGCTACGGAATCAAGACGACGGCGTAG
- a CDS encoding AraC family transcriptional regulator, which produces MLVDLGFAKEERIVRKLMALPPVREFQTPYEIADPVAVPSFEKKLNQLSKDHLRQISPAFLARRMGMSSRTLSRRFWDELRTTPGKWIQQKRLEVARSLLEESKLDISRICREVGYQDLASFSRLFSRTAGMTPGEYRKHLRG; this is translated from the coding sequence TTGCTGGTCGACCTGGGGTTCGCCAAGGAAGAGCGCATCGTGCGAAAACTCATGGCCCTTCCCCCGGTGCGCGAATTCCAGACTCCTTACGAAATAGCGGATCCTGTCGCAGTACCGTCTTTCGAAAAGAAATTGAACCAACTTTCCAAAGACCATCTGCGCCAAATCTCTCCGGCCTTCCTGGCCCGGCGCATGGGTATGTCGTCGCGCACCCTCTCACGACGATTCTGGGACGAACTCCGAACGACCCCAGGCAAATGGATTCAGCAAAAGCGCCTGGAGGTGGCCCGCTCGCTCCTGGAGGAGAGCAAATTGGATATCTCCCGAATTTGCCGCGAAGTAGGCTATCAAGACCTCGCCTCGTTCTCGCGTTTGTTCTCACGCACCGCAGGCATGACACCGGGCGAATATCGAAAGCACCTCAGAGGTTAG
- a CDS encoding TetR/AcrR family transcriptional regulator, with amino-acid sequence MGDVVLMERALRSSSQKKREAMVEAATRLFLEYGFEGVSMDVIAEQANVSKRTLYNHFNDKYALFEAVMALLCESVLPWPWQPADLKRGEVRSTLEKLGVAFLGSIYAPIQIELYRTVAHDTRRFPQLGLMLLEGPIQRSHKLVGEYLRAWQAAGEIDVPDCDRAAAQFLGMLKADVQMKLLFDARRKVSPAEIRGLAKAAVDLFLNGAGPKGARSEKPRKKA; translated from the coding sequence ATGGGGGACGTCGTCCTGATGGAACGGGCGCTCCGCAGCTCGAGCCAGAAGAAGCGAGAGGCCATGGTGGAGGCGGCCACGCGGCTGTTTCTCGAATACGGCTTCGAGGGCGTCAGCATGGACGTCATCGCCGAGCAGGCCAACGTATCCAAGCGGACGCTGTACAATCACTTCAACGACAAATATGCGCTGTTCGAGGCCGTGATGGCGCTGCTCTGCGAGTCGGTGCTTCCGTGGCCGTGGCAGCCCGCCGACTTGAAACGCGGCGAGGTTCGCTCCACCCTGGAAAAGCTCGGTGTCGCGTTCCTCGGCAGCATCTACGCCCCCATTCAAATCGAACTTTATCGCACGGTCGCCCATGACACGCGCCGCTTTCCTCAATTGGGGCTGATGCTCTTGGAAGGGCCCATTCAGCGGTCGCACAAGCTGGTGGGCGAGTACCTGCGCGCGTGGCAGGCGGCGGGCGAGATCGACGTTCCCGACTGCGATCGGGCCGCTGCCCAGTTTTTGGGCATGCTGAAGGCGGACGTGCAGATGAAGCTCCTGTTCGACGCACGACGAAAGGTATCCCCCGCAGAGATTCGCGGGCTGGCCAAGGCGGCCGTGGATCTCTTCCTGAACGGCGCCGGCCCAAAGGGCGCGCGCTCGGAGAAGCCTCGCAAGAAGGCGTGA
- a CDS encoding MBL fold metallo-hydrolase, which translates to MFELLQHISSLASFAAHRAQRERADGVVLRELTAVPLPLPAGLELEWLGTAGYRLSCEQHTLFIDPYLSRVPLRAVLRGERALPDRPLLERLLGGISGKVAGVLVGHCHFDHALDVPAIARHFGASAYGSASLVRLMELHGLGESAVRVEPHRRYELGPFTVTFVPSEHSKLVLGHRVPFDGELTCEHLDALSPAAYKCGQVWGIRIEVGGTSFYHQGSANLLDDEIPRRPVDIFLAGIAGRRFTRDYWSRILGRLEPKVVVPSHFDDFFRPLGAPFGFSTNVNLAAFPDEIRKVSADFTLASLPVSSMSATPSS; encoded by the coding sequence GTGTTCGAACTGCTCCAGCACATCTCGAGCCTGGCATCCTTTGCCGCGCATCGCGCGCAGCGAGAGCGGGCCGACGGCGTGGTGCTGCGCGAGCTCACCGCGGTGCCGTTGCCCTTGCCCGCGGGGCTCGAGTTGGAATGGCTGGGCACCGCCGGATATCGATTGAGCTGCGAGCAGCACACGCTGTTCATCGATCCGTATCTCTCGCGCGTGCCGCTGCGCGCGGTATTGCGTGGTGAGCGCGCCTTGCCCGATCGGCCGCTGCTCGAGCGGTTGCTCGGCGGCATCTCCGGCAAGGTTGCCGGCGTGCTCGTGGGGCACTGCCACTTCGATCACGCGCTGGATGTACCGGCCATTGCGCGACATTTTGGTGCGTCCGCCTATGGCTCCGCGTCGCTCGTGCGGCTGATGGAGCTGCACGGCCTCGGCGAATCGGCCGTTCGCGTGGAGCCGCACCGGCGCTACGAACTCGGGCCGTTCACGGTGACCTTCGTTCCCAGCGAGCACTCGAAGCTCGTCCTCGGGCATCGCGTGCCGTTCGATGGGGAGCTCACCTGCGAGCACCTCGATGCCCTTTCGCCGGCGGCCTACAAGTGCGGCCAAGTCTGGGGGATCCGCATCGAGGTTGGCGGCACGAGCTTTTACCATCAAGGTAGCGCCAACCTCCTCGACGACGAGATCCCCCGCCGCCCCGTCGACATTTTCCTCGCCGGCATTGCCGGGCGGCGGTTTACACGTGACTATTGGTCGCGCATCCTCGGACGACTCGAGCCCAAGGTGGTGGTGCCGAGCCACTTCGACGATTTCTTTCGTCCGCTGGGCGCCCCCTTTGGCTTTTCCACCAACGTGAACCTCGCGGCATTCCCCGACGAGATTCGCAAGGTGAGCGCCGACTTCACCCTGGCGAGTCTCCCGGTTTCTTCGATGTCCGCTACGCCGTCGTCTTGA
- a CDS encoding VOC family protein, whose translation MIATTHLRGVLLEAPNLAAAKVFYEDAWGLEALSTKEAGALYFRGRGDEPWIFGLVAGPQRRLRRLRLGLATREAVDVAYEDLQRADVTVVSPPVVLPGPGDYYGLLFKDPDGQLVELSATQKEAGPGAIAKYLPERMSHVVLNSPNARDTARFYVDILGFSVSDWYEKDAIIFLRCNQDHHCIGLSQCEQASLNHVAFLVDDQGSVLHAGARAGKRGAKSIWGPGRHGPGGNVFDYFEDPAGFVVEYTAELIQIPPGTPWSAKEWERTPSNANVWGTGGPTPRALELMAGSR comes from the coding sequence ATGATTGCAACGACACATCTGCGCGGGGTTTTGCTCGAGGCCCCGAATCTGGCAGCGGCGAAGGTTTTCTACGAGGACGCCTGGGGTCTCGAGGCCCTTTCCACGAAGGAGGCTGGCGCGCTGTACTTTCGCGGGCGAGGGGACGAGCCGTGGATCTTCGGATTGGTCGCCGGTCCGCAACGCCGCCTCCGGCGGTTGCGATTGGGGCTTGCCACGCGGGAGGCGGTCGACGTTGCGTACGAGGATTTGCAGCGCGCGGACGTTACCGTGGTGAGCCCTCCCGTCGTGCTCCCGGGGCCCGGCGACTATTACGGTCTGCTCTTCAAGGATCCGGACGGGCAGCTCGTGGAGCTTAGCGCGACGCAGAAGGAGGCCGGCCCGGGGGCGATCGCCAAGTACCTACCGGAGCGCATGAGCCACGTCGTGTTGAATTCTCCGAACGCCCGCGATACTGCTCGGTTCTATGTCGACATCCTCGGCTTCTCCGTCTCCGATTGGTACGAGAAGGACGCGATCATTTTCCTGCGCTGCAATCAAGATCACCACTGCATCGGATTGAGCCAGTGCGAGCAGGCGTCCTTGAACCATGTGGCGTTTCTGGTGGACGATCAGGGCTCCGTCCTCCACGCCGGAGCGCGCGCGGGCAAGCGCGGGGCAAAGTCCATTTGGGGGCCCGGCCGGCACGGGCCGGGTGGCAATGTGTTCGACTATTTCGAGGACCCCGCGGGCTTCGTGGTGGAGTACACCGCCGAGCTCATTCAGATTCCGCCTGGCACGCCGTGGAGCGCGAAGGAGTGGGAGCGCACCCCGTCCAATGCCAACGTCTGGGGAACCGGCGGCCCCACGCCACGGGCGCTCGAGTTGATGGCTGGGTCACGGTAG
- a CDS encoding 4'-phosphopantetheinyl transferase superfamily protein — MVVSGSSRSLFPAFVAHHSVAFDREVPSSFSEIPIPESIQKAPSRRQVEFRAGRKCARRALESLMGNAPTDLVFDDASLAVGPHREPIWPEGFVGAITHTNDFASAAVARATDALGIGLDVEVVMSEENAANLMTLPKVAAPHEVAELARAMNWSPATALTVIFSAKETLYKCLYPQVRRYFGFRAAAVESADDASGQFSVRLLETLTPKLVLGRSFEGRFDLQIGPTNGAAGDDRGGIVRTAMVLPV, encoded by the coding sequence ATGGTGGTGTCCGGTTCGAGTCGTTCATTGTTCCCCGCGTTCGTCGCGCATCACAGCGTCGCGTTCGATCGCGAGGTGCCGTCGTCCTTCTCGGAAATCCCGATACCGGAATCGATTCAAAAGGCGCCCAGCCGGCGTCAGGTGGAATTTCGCGCGGGTCGTAAGTGCGCACGGCGGGCTCTCGAAAGCTTGATGGGAAACGCACCGACCGACCTCGTTTTCGATGATGCCTCCCTTGCCGTCGGCCCGCATCGCGAGCCCATCTGGCCGGAGGGATTCGTCGGAGCTATCACGCATACGAACGACTTCGCGTCCGCCGCAGTGGCACGCGCGACCGACGCGCTCGGGATCGGCCTCGATGTGGAGGTCGTCATGTCGGAAGAAAATGCCGCAAACTTGATGACGCTGCCCAAGGTCGCTGCGCCTCACGAAGTGGCCGAGCTCGCGCGCGCCATGAACTGGAGCCCAGCGACGGCGCTCACGGTGATCTTTTCGGCGAAGGAGACGCTGTACAAGTGCCTGTACCCACAAGTTCGTCGGTACTTCGGATTTCGCGCGGCCGCGGTCGAGTCCGCGGATGACGCCTCAGGCCAGTTCTCCGTGCGCCTTCTGGAGACGCTGACCCCGAAGCTCGTATTGGGCCGCTCCTTCGAGGGGCGCTTCGATCTCCAGATAGGCCCGACGAATGGCGCCGCCGGCGACGACCGTGGCGGCATCGTCCGAACGGCGATGGTGCTGCCCGTATGA
- a CDS encoding GlxA family transcriptional regulator has product MQRLGFLVAPDFQVMSFAALAVFEFANVSAPAPFYDVHVLSEPGGPIRSSMGVSIETQRFRTPSSFDTVIVGGAVDYVPSSPAVLSFLRKAMKTCRRVASICTGAFVLAEAGILDGRRVTTHWYGARDLQARFPKVKMDEDRIFIVDGPVWTSAGATAGIDLALGMVEEDLGPEVARLVAKKLVVYHRRAGGQSQHSVLLDLEPKTDRIQNVLTYAKQNLRTPLSIQQLAKVAHLSPRQFSRTFRAETGRPPAKAIEDLRVEAARIMMERGQDSIDMVARESGFTGREHMRRAFLRAYGQPPQAIRRTARGEVVGEH; this is encoded by the coding sequence ATGCAGCGCCTAGGATTCCTCGTCGCCCCGGACTTTCAGGTCATGAGCTTCGCCGCGCTCGCGGTGTTCGAGTTCGCGAACGTCTCGGCGCCGGCGCCGTTCTATGACGTTCACGTTCTCTCGGAACCCGGTGGCCCCATTCGCAGCTCCATGGGCGTATCCATCGAGACGCAGCGTTTTCGGACACCGTCTTCGTTCGACACCGTCATCGTCGGCGGTGCGGTAGATTACGTCCCTTCGTCCCCCGCCGTCCTTTCCTTCCTTCGCAAAGCCATGAAGACGTGCCGCCGGGTCGCATCCATCTGCACCGGCGCCTTCGTCCTCGCCGAGGCGGGGATTCTCGACGGGCGCCGGGTGACCACGCATTGGTACGGCGCCCGCGATCTCCAGGCCCGCTTTCCCAAAGTGAAGATGGACGAAGATCGCATCTTCATCGTCGACGGCCCGGTGTGGACGTCGGCCGGCGCCACGGCGGGTATCGACCTCGCACTTGGAATGGTGGAAGAAGATCTGGGGCCCGAGGTGGCCCGCTTGGTGGCCAAGAAGCTGGTGGTTTACCACCGCCGTGCGGGCGGCCAATCGCAGCATTCCGTCTTGTTGGACCTGGAACCGAAAACCGATCGCATTCAAAACGTGCTCACGTACGCAAAGCAGAATCTGCGAACGCCGCTATCCATCCAGCAGCTCGCCAAAGTCGCCCACCTCAGCCCGCGCCAATTCAGCCGCACGTTCCGCGCCGAAACCGGCCGCCCACCGGCCAAAGCCATCGAAGACCTCCGCGTGGAAGCCGCCCGCATCATGATGGAGCGCGGCCAAGATTCCATCGACATGGTCGCCCGCGAGAGCGGCTTCACCGGCCGCGAACACATGCGCCGCGCCTTCCTCCGCGCCTACGGCCAACCGCCCCAAGCCATCCGCCGCACCGCCCGCGGCGAGGTCGTGGGGGAGCATTAG